A single genomic interval of Aedes aegypti strain LVP_AGWG chromosome 1, AaegL5.0 Primary Assembly, whole genome shotgun sequence harbors:
- the LOC5580095 gene encoding transcriptional adapter 2B, which translates to ASNHHRLVSTERKTAHPTWRVSDSHRVRQAAVQIHRNPVIPSLIRSFLPAELFAKYTCTNCQEDIPGIRVHCVVCTDFELCLACFAAGAEIGQHRNDHSYQFMDSGILSIYRGKGGWSAREELHLLDAIEQYGFGNWEDISKHIETRTPEEAKDEYVSKFLNGTVGRHTWSTAIDQRPQLTDHTSDDTGPLGQLLVQKLPPMDCSHEEAVALGYMPNRDDFEREYDPTAEQLVSTLSLSPDDEDVDMLLKLAQVDIYTRRLRERARRKRVVRDYQLIANFFRGNAKRAHMSRDQREFRERLRTFSQFYTSKEFEHLIGSLVRERSLRIRLSELNRYRWNGLQRMDECVHFEQHAAAAQHRNTGPYGHGRTDNRSKGGSCETSKGSSALSSSQIKRSENDARSLSSIGQKLTHHTDDRVFSDGSFSSRNFSDSSRGTDPSRHPSHQDPAAQQQPGVQLLTSNELQLCNSLNLPVTRYLSLKTVLLGRPALDHGISSVAESMVKKYLIKSGWLQTSPQN; encoded by the exons GCATCGAATCATCATCGATTAGTGTCCACGGAACGAAAGACGGCACATCCAACATGGCGGGTAAGTGATTCACATCGCGTACGACAAGCTGCCGTGCAAATCCACCGAAATCCCGTAATTCCGTCGCTAATCCGTTCCTTTTTGCCCGCAGAACTGTTCGCCAAGTACACCTGCACGAACTGCCAAGAAGACATTCCGGGAATCCGGGTCCACTGCGTCGTTTGCACCGATTTCGAGCTGTGTCTGGCG TGCTTCGCAGCTGGCGCAGAAATTGGACAGCATCGAAATGACCACTCGTACCAATTCATGGACTCGGGCATTCTGTCCATCTATCGCGGCAAGGGAGGATGGTCTGCTAGGGAAGAGTTGCATCTGTTGGATGCCATCGAGCAGTACGGATTCGGCAACTGGGAGGACATCAGCAAGCACATAGAAACCCGCACCCCGGAGGAAGCCAAGGATGAGTACGTGTCGAAATTCCTTAACGGAACCGTTGGACGTCACACTTGGTCTACGGCCATCGATCAGCGCCCTCAGTTGACGGATCACACATCGGACGATACGGGACCTCTGGGGCAGCTGCTCGTTCAAAAACTCCCGCCAATGGATTGTAGCCACGAAGAGGCAGTTGCCCTTGGCTATATGCCCAACCGGGACGATTTCGAGCGTGAATACGACCCCACGGCtgagcagttggtgtctacacTGTCCCTATCACCGGACGATGAAGATGTCGACATGCTACTCAAACTGGCCCAGGTTGACATCTACACGAGAAGACTGCGCGAGCGCGCCCGGCGGAAACGGGTCGTCCGGGACTACCAACTGATAGCCAATTTCTTCCGGGGCAATGCCAAGCGGGCCCATATGAGCCGTGATCAGCGCGAGTTCCGCGAAAGGCTGCGCACCTTTTCGCAGTTCTACACGTCGAAGGAATTCGAGCATTTGATCGGCTCCTTGGTACGGGAACGATCGCTGCGCATCCGATTGTCCGAGTTGAATCGATACCGCTGGAACGGACTTCAACGGATGGACGAGTGCGTTCACTTTGAGCAGCATGCCGCGGCCGCCCAGCACCGCAATACGGGTCCCTACGGGCATGGCCGAACG GACAACCGAAGCAAAGGCGGCTCATGCGAGACAAGCAAGGGATCCTCGGCGTTGTCCAGCTCCCAGATAAAAAGAAG CGAAAACGACGCCCGAAGCTTAAGTTCCATCGGCCAAAAGCTCACGCACCACACCGACGACCGGGTCTTCTCCGACGGCTCATTCAGCAGCAGAAACTTCTCGGATAGCTCACGGGGAACGGATCCATCGAGGCACCCCTCGCATCAGGATCCGGCCGCGCAGCAACAGCCCGGCGTACAGCTACTCACGTCAAACGAGCTGCAACTGTGCAACTCCCTCAACCTGCCGGTCACCCGGTACCTTAGTCTCAAAACGGTACTGCTTGGCCGGCCGGCGTTGGATCACGGAATCAGCTCCGTGGCCGAGAGCATGGTTAAAAAGTATCTCATCAAGTCGGGTTGGCTGCAAACGAGTCCTCAGAACTGA